A genomic region of Hippoglossus hippoglossus isolate fHipHip1 chromosome 8, fHipHip1.pri, whole genome shotgun sequence contains the following coding sequences:
- the lpar2a gene encoding lysophosphatidic acid receptor 2a isoform X2, with amino-acid sequence MESSTPNTCYYSHNVTFFYNHVGKKISVAWTTRDYVVIGLGLTVCFIVVLANLMVMVAVFMNRRFHFPIYYLLGNMAAADLFAGVAYANLMLNTGPWTSTLTKEQWYIRGALIDISLTASVANLLAVAVERHQTILTMQLHSKMSKRRVVLLIVCIWAVGIAMGLVPSMLWNCECHLDDCSTIAPLYSRRFLVFWAVLNLLTFFIMVAMYTRIFIYVRYQSLYVSQHSSEHSQTVFNLMKTISMVLGAFVICWTPGLMTLLLDGLLGRNSHANDYEKFCLVIAECNSLVNPVIYSLRDEEMRRTFKRILCCLCWRGGGRQREPPPVEIDSPLPEEPLICVQKSDDPTLCLPQDANNKDDGWTMVGNEIST; translated from the exons ATGGAGAGCAGCACGCCCAACACCTGCTACTACAGCCACAACGTCACCTTTTTCTACAACCACGTGGGTAAGAAGATCAGCGTGGCGTGGACGACGCGGGACTACGTGGTGATCGGACTGGGCCTGACGGTGTGTTTCATCGTCGTGCTGGCCAACCTCATGGTGATGGTGGCCGTCTTCATGAACCGCCGCTTCCACTTCCCCATCTACTATCTCCTGGGCAACATGGCTGCGGCGGACCTGTTTGCCGGCGTCGCCTACGCCAACCTGATGCTGAACACGGGCCCCTGGACCAGCACGCTCACCAAGGAGCAGTGGTACATCCGCGGGGCCCTGATCGACATCAGCCTGACGGCCTCTGTGGCCAACCTGCTGGCCGTGGCCGTGGAGCGCCACCAGACCATCCTCACCATGCAGCTGCACAGCAAGATGAGCAAGCGCCGGGTGGTGCTGCTGATCGTCTGCATCTGGGCCGTGGGCATCGCCATGGGCCTGGTGCCCTCCATGCTGTGGAACTGCGAGTGTCACCTGGACGACTGCTCCACCATCGCTCCCCTCTACAGCCGCCGCTTCCTCGTCTTCTGGGCGGTTCTGAACCTGCTCACATTCTTCATCATGGTGGCCATGTACACCCGCATCTTCATCTACGTGAGATACCAGAGCCTGTACGTGTCTCAGCACAGCTCGGAGCACAGCCAGACCGTTTTCAACCTGATGAAAACGATCTCCATGGTTCTGG GCGCCTTCGTGATCTGCTGGACCCCCGGCCTCATGACCCTCTTACTGGACGGGCTTCTGGGTAGAAACAGCCACGCCAACGACTACGAGAAGTTCTGTCTGGTGATCGCCGAGTGCAACTCTCTGGTCAATCCCGTCATCTACTCCCTGCGGGACGAGGAGATGCGCAGGACGTTCAAGAGGATCCTGTGCTGCCTGTGTTGGAGAGGTGGCGGCCGGCAGAGGGAGCCTCCCCCTGTGGAGATAGACTCTCCGCTACCAGAG GAACCTCTCATCTGTGTCCAGAAATCAGATGATCCGACTTTGTGTTTGCCTCAAGACGCCAACAATAAAGACGACGGTTGGACAATGGTGGGG AATGAAATATCAACCTAG
- the lpar2a gene encoding lysophosphatidic acid receptor 2a isoform X1 gives MWLNLILLHVTAMESSTPNTCYYSHNVTFFYNHVGKKISVAWTTRDYVVIGLGLTVCFIVVLANLMVMVAVFMNRRFHFPIYYLLGNMAAADLFAGVAYANLMLNTGPWTSTLTKEQWYIRGALIDISLTASVANLLAVAVERHQTILTMQLHSKMSKRRVVLLIVCIWAVGIAMGLVPSMLWNCECHLDDCSTIAPLYSRRFLVFWAVLNLLTFFIMVAMYTRIFIYVRYQSLYVSQHSSEHSQTVFNLMKTISMVLGAFVICWTPGLMTLLLDGLLGRNSHANDYEKFCLVIAECNSLVNPVIYSLRDEEMRRTFKRILCCLCWRGGGRQREPPPVEIDSPLPEEPLICVQKSDDPTLCLPQDANNKDDGWTMVGNEIST, from the exons ATGTGGCTGAATCTGATTCTCTTGCATG tCACGGCCATGGAGAGCAGCACGCCCAACACCTGCTACTACAGCCACAACGTCACCTTTTTCTACAACCACGTGGGTAAGAAGATCAGCGTGGCGTGGACGACGCGGGACTACGTGGTGATCGGACTGGGCCTGACGGTGTGTTTCATCGTCGTGCTGGCCAACCTCATGGTGATGGTGGCCGTCTTCATGAACCGCCGCTTCCACTTCCCCATCTACTATCTCCTGGGCAACATGGCTGCGGCGGACCTGTTTGCCGGCGTCGCCTACGCCAACCTGATGCTGAACACGGGCCCCTGGACCAGCACGCTCACCAAGGAGCAGTGGTACATCCGCGGGGCCCTGATCGACATCAGCCTGACGGCCTCTGTGGCCAACCTGCTGGCCGTGGCCGTGGAGCGCCACCAGACCATCCTCACCATGCAGCTGCACAGCAAGATGAGCAAGCGCCGGGTGGTGCTGCTGATCGTCTGCATCTGGGCCGTGGGCATCGCCATGGGCCTGGTGCCCTCCATGCTGTGGAACTGCGAGTGTCACCTGGACGACTGCTCCACCATCGCTCCCCTCTACAGCCGCCGCTTCCTCGTCTTCTGGGCGGTTCTGAACCTGCTCACATTCTTCATCATGGTGGCCATGTACACCCGCATCTTCATCTACGTGAGATACCAGAGCCTGTACGTGTCTCAGCACAGCTCGGAGCACAGCCAGACCGTTTTCAACCTGATGAAAACGATCTCCATGGTTCTGG GCGCCTTCGTGATCTGCTGGACCCCCGGCCTCATGACCCTCTTACTGGACGGGCTTCTGGGTAGAAACAGCCACGCCAACGACTACGAGAAGTTCTGTCTGGTGATCGCCGAGTGCAACTCTCTGGTCAATCCCGTCATCTACTCCCTGCGGGACGAGGAGATGCGCAGGACGTTCAAGAGGATCCTGTGCTGCCTGTGTTGGAGAGGTGGCGGCCGGCAGAGGGAGCCTCCCCCTGTGGAGATAGACTCTCCGCTACCAGAG GAACCTCTCATCTGTGTCCAGAAATCAGATGATCCGACTTTGTGTTTGCCTCAAGACGCCAACAATAAAGACGACGGTTGGACAATGGTGGGG AATGAAATATCAACCTAG